One stretch of Brettanomyces nanus chromosome 4, complete sequence DNA includes these proteins:
- a CDS encoding uncharacterized protein (EggNog:ENOG41), with translation MPTKLKEAKTDRETAEAANREVKEKQASQAKQDLKKLKEMTREQKKEPKRMHDGPAAWTANGKSVKESSPPTAKAGEKKIEKSNNRDSSKSTMAPKHAAKDDSAAKVNFPWEKIGFFIDPKSPPSIEELRSLTYESSGILLHSYISEKYYGDLYWNCSLAVNTLIFAWLVGFLGGGLFALVMVLLVCATAYRAELRRFNICLRDDMKRVATIESLDTRIESMDWLNSFLEKFWVIYMPALSEMVITQANDTLKDVEPPTPIKKLSLDEFTLGTKAPRIESVRAFNKLGNDVYRMDWDFGFTPNDTDGMTKEELNKKVDPKVALGISIGKGVVSASLPVLVENMSFKGNMRITFKLAESFPFIEVVSVMFLEPPEIDYALKPVGGNTFGIDVMSIVPGLSSFVKSLIHSNLKPMMYAPNSFDVNVRDIAESTVPSAIGCVGVRIRGVEYLKKTDINPYVDYGIEGSSKQYRTDIKASTNTPVFNELQYILVDSLTQKIKFTLMNLDEEGDVHRLGEAQFGMDSLIQDPQQLLTELKLEHHNHSNGRLVCDLQWFPVLEKDTANSSTGSAGILELVVESARGLSTSQSLLGKLSTYAKVSIGNSKDEKQDDSDEVEAHTDDISRVVKGSNEPDYNIHIERLIKSPSTTPVTITIYDTSSYGVTKLATYKASSLRELISIGAEKGKWIKFTEGEGSIRFRMRYKKLSGVGMSEDVSFVPPVGVYRVLVSRCEQLDNIETIGKVDPYIEVVTGGRSHGRTKFIDDNLSPKFNEVFYAAVEHADQSLALTCMDHESDGNGRLIGSLSVDVHRFFSKRYNPQDDGSRSIVRGQLTRRGKPAGYIYYKVVYLPLMKVYSQAELKEKIARERKGNSQQELEDLEEQSKMLEEYKKHPEDYEWVDDDDETDDKDNPNLSGKEQLSLKQLMSHNSGVLGINIVKGNMSANNVYLQCLVDERPYAEFVSSASKGTKLSPCAGCAFIRDLKNSVMTFRVTRKPKAELRKDVIAQVARPMKVEQLLSDAFSDTFAVTFEGNRIELSLEYVPATVDLGPSETMTDTGVLHLKILSGHNLLAADRGNKSDPFVVVELNDTQVYRTKTVKKTVNPVFEDEQCSVVIPSRTRSELRLRLFDWDMAGDNDKLGDIDVDLTKLAVNQEEIIEFQLDTQGSLKVSAGFKPMYIQPSMATADGGFDFAGMPGKLIGGVAGGAFEVAGGALGAAGGVAGGALNMTEGVAGGALNMAGGAVSGVAGVGGSLFKGFHRKNGKDVEQAMPRATSATGAAPVLAGAAPSATPATPVASRVAVAASPASKRISMDGNASFASSTIPGNTIPGRLTVEGLKCKKPQGKETLFVKVSLKSPKKTKSIFKTHSARYNASSETLKWSESTPFKAPPGVEVIFSVYEHHRLGRSTEVATGSVLLSEIAGKREPLSLPVTLEGRSAELIVSFSYAG, from the exons ATGCCAACG AAACTAAAAGAAGCTAAAACTGATCGAGAGACGGCTGAAGCAGCCAATCGGGaggtgaaagagaagcaagCTTCACAGGCCAAACAAGATCTAAAGAAGCTCAAAGAGATGACCAGggaacagaagaaagagccTAAGAGAATGCATGACGGGCCGGCTGCCTGGACGGCTAACGGAAAATCTGTCAAGGAGTCTTCACCTCCTACGGCAAAGGCTGgcgaaaagaagatagagaaaagtAATAACCGCGATAGTTCTAAAAGCACTATGGCTCCAAAACATGCTGCGAAAGATGATTCAGCTGCCAAAGTGAACTTCCCCTGGGAGAAAATTGGCTTTTTCATTGATCCAAAGTCACCTCCATCGATTGAAGAGCTCAGATCTCTTACTTATGAGTCTTCAGGCATTCTTTTACATAGTTATATCTCAGAGAAGTACTATGGGGACTTATACTGGAACTGCAGTTTGGCTGTTAATACTCTCATTTTTGCCTGGCTAGTTGGATTCCTTGGTGGAGGTTTATTTGCGCTCGTAATGGTACTTTTAGTATGTGCCACTGCATATAGAGCCGAGCTTCGTCGATTTAACATCTGTTTAAGAGATGATATGAAGCGTGTGGCTACCATTGAATCCCTTGATACTCGTATCGAGTCGATGGACTGGCTCAACAGCTTTTTGGAGAAATTCTGGGTCATCTATATGCCTGCTTTATCGGAAATGGTGATTACTCAGGCCAACGATACCCTTAAAGATGTCGAACCACCCACTccaatcaaaaaattgTCTTTAGATGAGTTTACTCTTGGTACTAAGGCACCTAGAATCGAAAGTGTCAGAGCCTTTAATAAGTTGGGTAACGATGTTTATCGGATGGACTGGGACTTTGGTTTCACTCCTAATGATACTGATGGTATGACTAAAGAGGAGTTGAATAAGAAGGTTGATCCTAAAGTGGCTCTTGGAATCAGCATTGGTAAAGGTGTTGTCAGTGCTTCTTTGCCTGTTCTAGTGGAGAATATGTCATTTAAAGGTAATATGAGAATTACGTTCAAACTGGCAGAAAGCTTCCCTTTCATTGAAGTGGTTTCTGTGATGTTCCTTGAACCCCCAGAGATTGACTACGCTTTGAAACCTGTTGGTGGTAACACTTTTGGTATCGATGTGATGTCGATCGTTCCTGGTTTATCGTCGTTCGTCAAGTCTTTGATCCACTCTAACTTGAAGCCTATGATGTATGCACCGAACTCGTTCGATGTAAATGTTCGTGATATTGCTGAAAGTACTGTTCCGAGTGCCATTGGATGTGTTGGAGTAAGAATTCGTGGTGTTGAGTATCTCAAGAAAACAGATATTAACCCGTACGTTGATTACGGTATCGAAGGGAGTAGCAAGCAGTACAGGACGGACATTAAAGCATCAACCAACACTCCTGTGTTTAACGAATTGCAGTATATTCTTGTGGACTCTCTAACTCAAAAGATTAAATTCACTTTGATgaatttggatgaagaaggcGACGTTCACCGACTCGGAGAGGCTCAGTTTGGTATGGATTCGTTGATTCAGGACCCTCAACAGCTTCTTACCGAGTTGAAATTGGAGCATCATAATCATAGTAATGGAAGGTTGGTTTGTGACTTGCAATGGTTCCCGGTTCTTGAGAAGGATACAGCAAACAGTTCAACGGGGTCTGCGGGAATCCTTGAACTTGTGGTTGAATCTGCACGTGGTCTTAGTACTTCTCAGTCATTGTTGGGAAAACTATCGACATATGCGAAGGTGAGCATTGGCAAttcaaaagatgaaaaacAGGATGACAGTGACGAAGTCGAGGCTCACACAGATGATATTTCGCGTGTGGTCAAAGGCTCTAATGAACCTGACTACAATATTCACATTGAAAGACTAATCAAGTCTCCATCGACAACTCCAGTGACGATCACTATCTATGACACCTCGTCCTATGGCGTGACGAAATTGGCGACTTACAAGGCCTCTTCACTGCGCGAATTGATATCGATTGGAGCCGAGAAGGGTAAATGGATCAAATTCACCGAGGGCGAAGGCTCAATACGGTTTAGAATGAGATACAAGAAGCTCAGTGGTGTGGGTATGAGTGAAGACGTCTCATTTGTTCCACCTGTTGGCGTGTACAGAGTTCTTGTTTCACGGTGCGAGCAGTTGGATAACATCGAGACCATTGGAAAGGTCGATCCATATATTGAAGTTGTTACGGGAGGCCGTTCTCACGGAAGAACAAAGTTTATTGACGACAATTTGTCTCCAAAGTTCAACGAGGTGTTTTATGCAGCCGTTGAACACGCTGACCAATCGCTTGCCTTGACATGCATGGATCACGAGAGCGATGGAAATGGTCGTTTGATTGGTTCGTTATCTGTGGATGTCCATAGGTTTTTCAGCAAGCGCTACAATCCTCAAGATGATGGTAGCCGTTCCATTGTCAGGGGACAACTCACTCGGAGAGGGAAGCCGGCTGGGTATATTTATTACAAGGTGGTTTATCTACCGTTGATGAAAGTTTACTCTCAGgcagaattgaaggagaagattgcTAGAGAGAGAAAGGGTAACAGTCAGCAAGAGTTGGAAGATTTAGAAGAGCAGTCCAAAATGCTTGAAGAGTACAAGAAGCACCCAGAAGATTACGAATGGgtagatgatgatgatgagacaGACGATAAGGATAATCCTAACTTGTCAGGTAAAGAGCAACTTTCATTGAAGCAGCTCATGTCACACAACTCGGGAGTCCTTGGAATCAACATTGTTAAAGGTAATATGAGTGCGAATAACGTTTATTTACAATGTCTTGTGGACGAAAGGCCATACGCAGAGTTTGTGTCGTCAGCATCGAAAGGTACGAAGCTTTCGCCATGTGCTGGATGCGCATTTATTAgggacttgaagaattctGTAATGACATTCCGAGTGACCAGGAAACCTAAGGCCGAGTTGAGAAAGGACGTAATTGCACAAGTAGCAAGGCCTATGAAGGTTGAGCAGCTATTGAGCGATGCGTTTTCCGATACCTTTGCAGTCACATTTGAGGGAAATCGCATAGAGCTTTCACTGGAGTATGTTCCTGCAACGGTTGATTTAGGACCATCTGAAACGATGACTGATACCGGAGTGcttcatttgaagattctCAGTGGACATAATCTCTTGGCTGCTGATCGAGGAAACAAATCAGATCCATTTGTGGTTGTAGAGCTCAACGACACCCAAGTTTACCGCACCAAGACCGTAAAGAAGACAGTGAATCCGgtgtttgaagatgaacagTGCAGTGTTGTAATCCCATCTCGTACGCGAAGCGAGCTTCGGTTGCGGTTGTTTGACTGGGATATGGCAGGAGACAATGATAAATTGGGAGACATTGATGTGGATTTGACGAAGCTTGCGGTGAATCAGGAGGAGATAATAGAGTTCCAATTGGACACACAAGGATCTTTGAAGGTCTCTGCAGGTTTCAAGCCGATGTACATTCAGCCATCTATGGCTACTGCTGATGGGGGCTTTGACTTTGCTGGAATGCCTGGAAAATTAATTGGAGGAGTCGCAGGAGGTGCCTTTGAAGTTGCAGGAGGTGCTCTTGGAGCTGCTGGAGGAGTTGCAGGAGGGGCATTGAATATGACCGAGGGAGTAGCCGGCGGAGCTCTGAATATGGCAGGAGGTGCAGTTAGTGGAGTCGCTGGAGTTGGAGGAAGTCTGTTTAAGGGATTTCACAGGAAAAACGGTAAAGATGTAGAGCAGGCAATGCCGAGAGCGACTAGTGCGACGGGCGCAGCACCAGTACTGGCTGGGGCCGCACCATCAGCAACTCCAGCAACACCTGTAGCATCTAGAGTCGCAGTTGCTGCATCACCAGCCAGTAAGAGGATTTCGATGGATGGAAATGCCtcatttgcttcttcaacgaTTCCAGGGAACACCATACCAGGAAGGCTAACTGTGGAGGGTCTTAAATGCAAGAAACCTCAAGGAAAGGAAACTCTGTTTGTTAAAGTGTCATTAAAATCGCCTAAGAAGACTAAGAGTATCTTCAAGACACATTCTGCACGGTACAATGCATCCTCAGAAACGCTCAAATGGAGTGAATCTACACCGTTCAAGGCTCCACCGGGAGTGGAGGTTATTTTTTCTGTGTATGAACATCATCGTTTGGGGAGAAGCACAGAGGTGGCCACGGGAAGTGTTTTATTGAGTGAGATAGCTGGCAAAAGAGAGCCGTTATCTTTGCCTGTGACTCTAGAAGGTAGATCAGCAGAACTCATAGTGAGCTTTAGCTATGCAGGATAA